The Methylomonas montana genome has a window encoding:
- a CDS encoding MlaA family lipoprotein, which translates to MYNHQGNSQASLLWAMFFSSALTVTGCASTEQKPVDTSSTAAAKVQPADPYEGFNRSMYGFNMGLDKHFLKPIANGYKTITPDFMQAGVSNFFTNLKGINVVLNDFLQGKFDQGASDTGRFLTNSTVGLLGLFDVASELGLQNNVEDFGQTLAVWGVDQGPYLVLPLLGPTTVRDGAAIVVDKAANPGTYVPGTGIVEGINDRANAEGALNFIDEAALDPYVFTRESFLQYRKNLINDGKTDPNNYEFDIDAEVDVGEISPAKPKESNGVQKPKADSTKKSPDHVENAIDVKNGSANSSSTKAFDSMSKSFDDAAVEFEKASAKMDQISKKKRWHKRR; encoded by the coding sequence GCATCCCTGCTTTGGGCGATGTTTTTTTCAAGCGCATTAACGGTAACGGGGTGTGCCAGTACAGAGCAGAAACCGGTGGACACCAGCAGTACGGCAGCCGCTAAAGTTCAGCCGGCCGATCCTTACGAAGGTTTCAATCGTTCGATGTACGGTTTTAACATGGGCTTGGATAAGCATTTTCTGAAGCCGATTGCCAACGGTTACAAAACGATAACCCCCGATTTCATGCAGGCCGGTGTCAGCAATTTTTTTACCAACCTCAAAGGTATTAACGTTGTCTTGAACGATTTTCTGCAAGGCAAGTTCGATCAAGGCGCTTCCGACACGGGGCGTTTTTTGACAAATTCTACGGTTGGTTTGCTCGGGCTATTTGATGTGGCCAGCGAGCTGGGATTGCAAAATAATGTAGAGGATTTTGGTCAAACACTCGCGGTGTGGGGGGTTGATCAAGGTCCATATTTAGTGCTGCCGCTTTTAGGGCCGACTACTGTGCGTGATGGCGCTGCTATTGTGGTGGATAAAGCCGCTAATCCTGGAACCTACGTGCCGGGTACCGGTATTGTTGAAGGTATCAACGACCGGGCGAATGCCGAAGGTGCTTTGAATTTTATCGACGAAGCGGCCTTGGATCCATACGTATTCACCCGCGAGTCGTTTCTGCAGTATCGTAAGAATTTGATCAATGATGGTAAGACCGACCCTAATAATTACGAGTTTGATATTGACGCGGAAGTCGATGTCGGTGAGATTTCACCGGCTAAGCCTAAAGAGAGTAATGGTGTGCAAAAGCCTAAAGCCGATAGCACCAAGAAATCGCCAGATCATGTCGAAAATGCCATAGATGTAAAAAATGGCAGCGCCAACAGTAGCTCTACTAAAGCTTTCGATAGTATGTCTAAATCGTTTGATGATGCGGCCGTGGAATTTGAAAAAGCCTCAGCCAAAATGGATCAAATCAGTAAAAAAAAAAGATGGCATAAACGCCGTTAA
- a CDS encoding adenine phosphoribosyltransferase, with the protein MNRLRNKIRDIPDFPKPGIIFKDITPLVKDPATLRLTVHQLLHPFLGRDITAVAGMEARGFIFGSLIAWELGIPFVPLRKPGKLPYDVQSVSYDLEYGSAELEVHIDAVDSNDKVLLIDDLLATGGTAKASCELIEKLGATVVACAFVVELDFLQGREKLGNYEVHSLLHY; encoded by the coding sequence ATGAACAGATTAAGAAACAAAATTCGCGACATCCCGGATTTCCCAAAACCCGGCATCATTTTTAAAGATATAACACCGTTGGTTAAGGATCCGGCAACATTGCGTTTGACCGTGCATCAGCTGCTGCATCCGTTTTTAGGCCGCGACATTACCGCCGTGGCCGGTATGGAAGCACGCGGATTTATCTTCGGCTCGCTAATAGCTTGGGAATTGGGCATTCCATTCGTGCCGCTTAGGAAACCGGGCAAGCTACCCTACGATGTGCAAAGCGTATCCTACGATCTGGAATACGGCTCGGCGGAACTGGAAGTGCATATCGACGCCGTGGACAGCAACGACAAAGTGTTATTGATCGACGATTTATTAGCGACCGGCGGCACCGCCAAAGCGAGTTGCGAGCTGATTGAAAAGCTCGGCGCTACTGTGGTGGCCTGCGCTTTTGTGGTGGAACTGGATTTCCTGCAAGGACGGGAGAAACTGGGAAACTACGAAGTGCATTCCTTGTTGCATTACTGA
- a CDS encoding class I SAM-dependent methyltransferase, translated as MAEAYTLAAQEIVSSLKQNDGKCLDCGANSGYWFEHLSQEIGLAPNRYHGIEWSSPDVEAARQKHINVQQGDLNNPFPFENDTFQCIFALSVLEHLLNGCHFLKESHRTLQPGGKLIILTPNISTYFTAALILAGRMPSSGPHPDSNILLKSEEIFKVSSHELKWDAESENPVHRHLVVFSFLTLRKYLNILGYSNVKGYGFGLYPLPNFLQPLAEKIDPYHCHQMVFIAEK; from the coding sequence ATGGCTGAAGCCTACACCTTGGCGGCCCAGGAAATAGTCTCCAGCTTAAAACAAAACGATGGCAAATGCCTGGATTGCGGGGCCAATAGCGGTTACTGGTTTGAACATCTTTCCCAGGAAATTGGGCTTGCACCCAACCGCTATCACGGTATCGAGTGGAGCAGTCCTGACGTAGAAGCTGCCCGTCAAAAGCATATCAACGTTCAACAAGGCGATTTAAATAATCCGTTTCCATTTGAAAATGATACATTCCAATGCATCTTTGCTCTTTCCGTTTTAGAACATTTATTAAATGGCTGCCATTTTCTGAAAGAATCCCATAGAACACTTCAACCCGGCGGGAAACTCATTATCCTGACTCCCAACATCAGTACCTATTTCACCGCTGCCCTAATTCTCGCCGGCCGGATGCCGTCTAGCGGCCCCCATCCCGACTCTAATATCCTATTGAAATCTGAAGAAATTTTTAAAGTGAGCTCTCACGAACTTAAATGGGACGCAGAATCCGAAAACCCCGTCCACAGACATTTAGTGGTATTCAGCTTCTTGACACTCAGAAAATACCTAAACATATTGGGATATTCAAATGTCAAAGGCTACGGATTTGGTTTGTACCCCTTACCTAATTTCTTGCAACCACTGGCTGAAAAAATTGACCCTTATCATTGCCATCAAATGGTGTTTATTGCCGAAAAATAA
- the dxs gene encoding 1-deoxy-D-xylulose-5-phosphate synthase — protein sequence MTVSDFPLLNTIQSPSDVRALKPEQLKPLADELRAYLTHTVSLSGGHFSAGLGTVELTVALHYVFDTPSDQLVWDVGHQAYPHKILTGRKDRMPTIRTLGGVSAFPSREESEYDAFGVGHSSTSISAALGMAIASQLRGEDKKMVAIIGDGSITGGMAFEAMNHAGDVNANLLVILNDNDMSISPPVGAMNNYLTKVLSSKFYSSVREESKKALAKMPSVWELARKTEEHVKGMIVPGTLFEELGFNYFGPIDGHDVEMLVSTLENLKDLTGPVFLHVVTKKGKGYAPAEKDPLAYHGVPAFDPTKDYLPKAAPSPHPTYTEVFGRWLVDMAEQDERLLGITPAMREGSGLVEFSQKFPKRYFDVAIAEQHAVTLAAGQACQGAKPVVAIYSTFLQRAYDQLIHDVALQNLDVLFALDRAGLVGPDGPTHAGSYDFSYMRCIPNMLVMAPADENECRQMLTTGFKYKGPASLRYPRGKGPGVSVDKALTELEIGKAEIRHQGGRIAILAWGSMVAPALEAGKQLGATVVNMRFVKPLDEALVLEMAKSHDVIVTVEENVIAGGAGSAVNEFLQAQKILMPILNIGLPDRFVEQGGREELLGLVGLDAKGILTKIEAFFA from the coding sequence ATGACCGTCTCCGATTTCCCGCTCCTCAACACCATTCAAAGTCCGTCCGATGTCCGTGCGCTGAAACCGGAACAGCTCAAGCCGCTGGCCGATGAGCTGCGTGCCTATCTGACCCACACGGTCAGTCTCTCCGGCGGCCACTTTTCGGCCGGTTTGGGCACCGTGGAACTGACGGTGGCGCTGCATTATGTGTTCGATACGCCGTCGGATCAGTTGGTCTGGGATGTCGGCCATCAGGCTTATCCGCATAAGATTCTGACCGGCCGCAAGGACAGGATGCCGACCATCAGGACTTTGGGCGGGGTCTCGGCGTTTCCGTCCCGCGAGGAAAGCGAATATGACGCTTTCGGGGTCGGTCATTCCAGCACTTCGATCAGTGCCGCGCTGGGCATGGCCATCGCTTCGCAGTTGCGCGGCGAGGACAAGAAGATGGTGGCGATCATCGGTGACGGTTCGATCACCGGCGGTATGGCGTTCGAGGCGATGAATCATGCCGGTGATGTAAATGCCAATCTGCTGGTGATTTTGAACGATAACGATATGTCGATTTCGCCGCCGGTCGGGGCGATGAATAATTATCTGACCAAGGTGTTGTCGAGTAAGTTTTATTCGTCGGTGCGGGAAGAGAGCAAGAAGGCTTTAGCCAAGATGCCATCGGTCTGGGAACTGGCGCGGAAGACCGAGGAACACGTGAAAGGCATGATCGTGCCAGGCACTTTGTTCGAGGAGTTGGGTTTTAATTATTTCGGCCCTATCGATGGCCACGATGTCGAGATGCTGGTGTCGACGCTGGAGAATCTGAAGGATTTGACCGGACCGGTGTTTTTGCATGTGGTGACCAAGAAGGGTAAGGGCTATGCGCCGGCCGAGAAGGATCCTTTGGCTTATCATGGGGTGCCGGCTTTCGATCCGACTAAGGATTATTTACCCAAGGCGGCACCGTCGCCGCACCCGACTTATACCGAGGTATTCGGCCGCTGGCTGGTCGACATGGCCGAACAGGACGAGCGTCTGCTAGGGATTACCCCGGCCATGCGCGAAGGCTCGGGTTTGGTGGAATTCTCGCAGAAGTTTCCGAAACGTTATTTCGACGTGGCGATTGCCGAACAGCATGCGGTGACCTTGGCCGCCGGTCAGGCTTGTCAGGGCGCCAAGCCAGTGGTAGCGATTTATTCGACCTTTTTGCAACGGGCTTACGATCAGTTGATTCATGACGTGGCCTTGCAGAATCTGGACGTGCTGTTTGCATTGGATCGGGCCGGATTGGTGGGACCGGACGGTCCGACCCATGCCGGTAGTTATGATTTCAGTTATATGCGCTGCATCCCGAACATGCTGGTAATGGCACCGGCCGACGAGAACGAGTGCCGGCAAATGCTGACCACCGGTTTCAAGTATAAAGGTCCGGCTTCGTTACGTTATCCGCGCGGCAAGGGCCCTGGCGTCAGCGTCGATAAAGCCTTGACCGAGTTGGAAATCGGCAAGGCTGAGATTCGCCACCAGGGCGGACGCATCGCCATCCTGGCCTGGGGCAGCATGGTGGCACCGGCCTTGGAAGCCGGTAAGCAACTGGGGGCGACGGTGGTCAACATGCGTTTCGTCAAACCCCTGGATGAAGCCTTGGTACTGGAGATGGCCAAGAGCCACGACGTGATCGTCACCGTCGAGGAAAACGTCATCGCCGGCGGCGCCGGCAGCGCGGTCAACGAATTCCTGCAGGCGCAGAAAATCCTGATGCCCATCCTCAACATCGGCTTGCCGGATCGCTTCGTCGAACAAGGTGGCCGCGAGGAGTTGCTCGGCCTGGTCGGGCTGGATGCCAAGGGCATTCTCACCAAGATCGAAGCGTTTTTCGCTTAA
- the ispA gene encoding (2E,6E)-farnesyl diphosphate synthase, producing MSNLKAYLTACQNRVERALDVRLPGENILPQTLHQAMRYSVLDGGKRTRPLLTYATGQALGLNEDVLDAQACAVEFIHVYSLIHDDLPAMDNDDLRRGKPTCHKAYDDATAILAGDALQALAFDVLANDPAIQAGPEARVKMIAALTRASGSQGMVGGQAIDLGSVGRKLTLPELENMHIHKTGALIRASVNLAALSKPDLAAEVAKKLDHYAKCIGLSFQVKDDILDVESDTATLGKTQGKDVDNDKPTYPALLGMAGAKQKAQELHEQAVASLAGFGSEADLLRDLSLYIIERSH from the coding sequence ATGAGTAACTTAAAAGCCTATCTTACCGCCTGTCAGAACCGCGTCGAGCGCGCGCTGGACGTCAGGTTGCCCGGCGAGAACATTCTGCCGCAAACCCTGCATCAAGCCATGCGCTACAGCGTGCTGGACGGCGGCAAACGCACCCGCCCACTGCTGACTTATGCCACCGGCCAGGCCTTGGGGTTGAACGAAGATGTGCTGGACGCGCAAGCTTGCGCAGTGGAATTTATCCATGTTTACTCCTTAATCCACGACGATTTGCCAGCGATGGACAACGACGATCTACGCCGCGGCAAACCGACTTGTCACAAAGCCTACGACGATGCCACCGCTATCTTAGCCGGCGACGCATTGCAAGCACTGGCTTTTGACGTATTAGCCAACGACCCAGCCATTCAAGCGGGCCCGGAAGCCCGAGTCAAAATGATCGCCGCTTTGACCAGAGCCAGCGGTTCGCAAGGCATGGTCGGCGGCCAGGCCATCGACCTTGGCTCGGTCGGTCGCAAACTGACTCTGCCGGAACTGGAAAACATGCATATCCATAAAACCGGCGCCTTGATCCGCGCCAGCGTCAATCTGGCGGCTTTGTCCAAGCCTGATCTGGCTGCCGAAGTCGCTAAAAAGCTGGATCATTACGCCAAATGCATAGGCCTGTCGTTCCAAGTCAAAGACGACATCCTCGATGTGGAAAGCGATACCGCTACTTTGGGCAAAACCCAGGGCAAAGATGTCGATAACGACAAACCGACTTACCCTGCCCTATTGGGAATGGCCGGCGCCAAACAAAAAGCCCAGGAACTACATGAACAAGCGGTCGCCAGTTTGGCAGGCTTTGGCAGCGAAGCGGATTTGTTGCGCGATTTGTCGCTGTACATCATCGAACGCAGTCACTAA
- a CDS encoding exodeoxyribonuclease VII small subunit, which produces MSRRKSASQFEDAMEELEKLVEQMERGDISLEESLKSFERGIRLTRTCQQALQDAEQKVQILLEKNGQQTLEPFTDE; this is translated from the coding sequence ATGTCGAGACGTAAAAGCGCATCCCAATTTGAGGACGCGATGGAAGAATTGGAGAAATTGGTCGAGCAAATGGAGCGCGGCGATATTTCTCTGGAAGAGTCCTTAAAATCCTTCGAACGCGGGATCAGATTAACCCGCACCTGCCAGCAAGCGCTACAAGACGCCGAGCAGAAAGTCCAAATTTTATTAGAAAAAAACGGCCAGCAAACTTTGGAGCCATTCACCGATGAGTAA